From a single Coturnix japonica isolate 7356 chromosome 25, Coturnix japonica 2.1, whole genome shotgun sequence genomic region:
- the MINDY1 gene encoding ubiquitin carboxyl-terminal hydrolase MINDY-1 codes for MELQSELGAMLSTTGGDSQCPESSPEPCQPPRDTGRSKEGGDAPSASGQSLVLQPAVEEEVPHPSTAEDPAEHQESRSPGAHEELPTPSESNASPGGASQPAAEPQSTHSPSREPEPDFYCVKWITWKGERTPIITQSENGPCPLLAIMNILFLQWKVKLPPQKEVVTSDELMAHLGDCILSIKPQEKSEGLQLNFQQNVNDTMMVLPKLSTGLDVNVRFTGVSDFEYTPECIVFDLLNVPLYHGWLVDPQSPEVVRAVGKLSYNQLVEKIITCKHSGDPNLVTEGLIAEQFLESTASQLTYHGLCELTAAVKEEELSVFFRNNHFSTMIKHKGHLYLLVTDQGFLQEECVVWESLHNVDGDSCFCDTQFHLSHVLGKEAAAPEQSQLDQDYMMALSLQQQQGQGPSALSDLELARQLQQEEYQQQQQQRPPPAPPQGRAQQGGRPTPERRQRHKQNLDCTLL; via the exons ATGGAGCTGCAGTCTGAGCTGGGGGCGATGCTCAGCACCACGGGGGGTGATTCCCAATGcccagagagcagccctgagccctGCCAGCCACCACGGGACACGGGGAGATCCAAAGAAGGGGGGGATGCTCCATCTGCCAGTGGGCAGAGCCTGGTGCTGCAACCAgcagtggaggaggaggtgcCCCACCCCAGCACCGCAGAGGATCCTGCTGAGCACCAGGAGAGCAGAAGCCCAGGTGCCCATGAGGAGCTGCCCACCCCCAGTGAGAGCAATGCATCCCCGGGGGGGGCTTCACAGCCGGCAGCTGAGCCCCAAAGCACCCACTCCCCATCCCGTGAACCTGAGCCTGATTTCTACTGTGTGAAGTGGATCACGTGGAAGGGAGAGCGGACACCCATCATCACCCAGAGTGAGAACGGGCCCTGCCCGCTGCTGGCCATCATGAACATCCTCTTCTTGCAGTGGAAG GTGAAGCTGCCCCCACAGAAGGAGGTGGTGACGTCGGATGAGCTGATGGCCCATCTGG GGGACTGCATCCTGTCCATCAAACCCCAGGAGAAGtcagaggggctgcagctgaactTCCAGCAG aACGTCAATGACACCATGATGGTGCTGCCCAAGCTCTCGACGGGTCTGGATGTGAACGTTCGCTTTACGGGCGTTTCTGACTTTGAGTACACCCCGGAGTGCATCGTCTTCGACCTCCTCAATGTCCCCCTGTACCACGGCTGGCTGGTGGACCCAcag AGCCCCGAGGTGGTGCGAGCTGTTGGCAAACTGAGCTACAACCAGTTGGTGGAGAAGATCATCACGTGCAAACACTCCGGTGACCCCAACCTGGTGACCGAag gGCTGATTGCTGAGCAGTTCTTGGAATCCACGGCCTCCCAGCTGACTTACCACGGGCTGTGTGAGCTGACGGCAGCTGTGaaggaggaggagctgagcGTCTTCTTCCGCAACAACCACTTCAGCACTATGATAAAGCACAAG GGCCACCTGTACTTGCTGGTGACGGACCAGGGCTTCCTGCAGGAGGAATGTGTGGTGTGGGAGAGCCTTCACAACGTGGATGGGGACAGCTGCTTCTGCGACACCCAGTTCCACCTCAGCCACGTGCTGGGCAAAGAGGCGGCTGCGCCGGAGCAGAGTCAGCTGGACCAG GACTACATGATGGCGCtatccctgcagcagcagcagggccagggtCCTTCAGCACTCAGTGACCTGGAGCTGGCacggcagctgcagcaggaggaatatcaacaacagcagcagcagcggccacccccagctcccccaCAG GGCCGAGCACAGCAGGGCGGCCGCCCAACACCAGAGCGGAGACAGAGGCACAAACAGAACTTGGACTGCACCCTCCTGTag
- the CERS2 gene encoding ceramide synthase 2: protein MFRTLAQLFLVGALWLPANLTWADLEDRDGRVFMPSLRPLYHHPHGFLFLIVRNLFERYVATPLAGLLGVKERVRLRAAPNAVLEKFYASTSRQPKQADVELLSRRSGCSVRQVERWFRRRRNQDRPSLLKKFREASWRFTFYLLAFIAGMAVIVDKPWFYDLREVWKGYPIQSILPSQYWYYMIELSFYWSLLFSIASDVKRKDFKEQIIHHVATIILISFSWFANYVRAGTLIMALHDSSDYLLESAKMFNYANWRNTCNNIFIVFAAVFIVTRLVILPFWIMHCTVVYPLELYPAFFGYYFFNVMMGVLQLLHIFWAFLIIRMAHKFITGKVVEDERSDREETDNSEEEEEVMKNGPLSNGHPPVLNNNHRKND, encoded by the exons ATGTTCCGGACTCTGGCACAGTTATTTCTGGTGGGAGCGCTTTGGCTGCCGGCAAATCTCACCTGGGCTGATTTAGAAGATCGAGATGGACGGGTTTTTATGCCAAGCCTCCGACCTTTATATCACCATCCCCATggtttcctcttcctcatcGTACGGAACCTATTCGAA AGGTACGTGGCCACCCCCCTGGCCGGGCTGCTGGGTGTGAAGGAGCGTGTCAGGCTGAGAGCTGCCCCTAATGCTGTGCTGGAGAAGTTCTACGCCTCCACCTCCAGGCAGCCCAAACAG GCTGACGTGGAGCTGCTGTCCAGGAGGAGCGGCTGCTCCGTGCGCCAGGTGGAACGTTGGTTCCGGCGTCGCCGCAATCAGGACCGTCCCAGTCTGCTCAAGAAGTTCAGGGAGGCCAG TTGGAGATTCACGTTTTACCTTCTTGCTTTCATTGCTGGCATGGCTGTCATAGTGGAT AAGCCGTGGTTCTACGACCTCCGGGAGGTGTGGAAGGGGTACCCCATCCAG AGCATCCTGCCCTCCCAGTACTGGTACTACATGATCGAACTCTCCTTCTATTGGTCGCTGCTCTTCAGCATTGCTTCTGATGTCAAGCGCAAG GACTTCAAGGAGCAGATCATCCACCACGTGGCCACCATCATCCTCATCAGCTTCTCCTGGTTTGCCAACTACGTCCGTGCAGGGACGCTCATCATGGCGCTGCACGACTCCTCTGATTACCTGCTGGAG TCAGCCAAGATGTTCAATTATGCCAACTGGAGGAACACCTGCAACAACATCTTTATCGTCTTCGCCGCCGTCTTCATTGTCACCCGTCTGGTCATTCTGCCCTTCTG GATCATGCACTGCACTGTGGTTTACCCTCTGGAGCTCTACCCAGCCTTCTTTGGTTATTACTTCTTCAACGTCATGATgggagtgctgcagctgctgcacatcTTCTGGGCTTTCCTCATCATCCGCATGGCACACAAGTTCATAACTGGAAAG GTGGTGGAGGATGAGAGGAGCGACCGAGAGGAGACGGATAActctgaggaggaggaggaggtgatgAAGAACGGCCCCCTGTCCAACGGGCACCCCCCCGTCCTCAACAACAACCACCGCAAGAACGACTGA
- the PRUNE1 gene encoding exopolyphosphatase PRUNE1 isoform X2, producing the protein MGNEACDLDSTVSALALAYFLAKTSVPPKAAFIPVLNIPRSDFALRTETTFLLREHNIPDSSLIFRDEIDLLGLHGAGLLSLTLVDHHVLPSTDAALEEAVVDVLDHRPLEREWAPSCQLTVELVGSCATLVTERIAQGPPGVLDRTTAALLHGTILLDSINLSPAAGKVTPRDVLCVSLLESRFPELPPHDSIYKALQAAKFDVSGLTTEQMLRKDLKTVSGDEQVLAISGIYMDIELFLRRPGLLQDLETFCQARGYSVLVAMTVSFNECYEPTRQLAVYSQNGALRNMVCCALEEATAPALQLQALPSPWPCISAYAQGNSLASRKKVLPILRAALGGGPGTAAGQEEEAAPPPTPMNSLVEESPLAQAVPPVCPQAVLERVSRMATEQHPPDSK; encoded by the exons ATGGGCAACGAGGCCTGTGACCTGGACTCCACCGTGTCTGCCCTGGCCTTGGCTTATTTCCTAGCAAAG acCTCTGTGCCACCCAAAGCCGCCTTCATCCCAGTGCTGAACATCCCACGCTCTGACTTTGCCCTGCGCACGGAGACAACGTTCCTGCTGCGGGAGCACAACATCCCCGACTCCTCGCTCATCTTCCGCGATGAGATCGACCTGCTTGGGCTGCACGGGGCTGGGCTGCTCTCCCTGACTCTGGTGGATCACCACGTCCTGCCTAG CACCGACGCAGCCCTGGAGGAAGCCGTGGTGGATGTGCTGGATCACCGGCCACTGGAGCGGGAGTGGGCGCCCAGCTGCCAGCTCACGGTGGAGCTGGTGGGTTCCTGTGCCACATTGGTGACGGAACGGATTGCACAGGGGCCCCCGGGCGTGCTGGACCGGACCAcggctgcactgctgcatg GCACCATCCTGCTGGACAGCATTAAcctgagccctgctgctggcaagGTGACCCCTCGCGATGTGCTCTGCGTCTCCCTGCTTGAGTCGCGCTTCCCGGAGCTGCCGCCCCACGACAGCATCtacaaagcactgcaggcagccaagTTTGATGTCTCAG GGCTGACAACGGAGCAGATGCTGCGGAAGGACCTCAAAACAGTCTCTGGGGATGAACAAGTCCTTGCCATCAGCGGCATCTACATGGACATAGAG ctcttcctgcGCCGTCCCGGTTTGCTGCAGGACCTGGAAACGTTCTGCCAGGCTCGTGGTTACTCCGTGCTGGTGGCCATGACGGTTTCCTTTAATGAGTGCTATGAGCCCACGCGGCAGCTGGCGGTGTACAGCCAGAACGGGGCCCTGCGGAACATG GTGTGCTGTGCACTGGAGGAGGCCACAGCCCCAGCGTTGCAGCTGCAGGCCCTGCCCAGCCCCTGGCCTTGCATTAGTGCCTATGCACAGGGTAACTCGCTGGCCTCCAGGAAGAAAGTGCTGCCcatcctcagggctgctctgggggGAGGGCCgggcactgcagcagggcaggaggaggaggcggcccCTCCGCCCACCCCCATGAACAGCCTGGTGGAAGAGAGCCCGCTGGCACAAGCCGTGCCCCCTGTCTGcccccaggctgtgctggagcgGGTCAGCCGCATGGCCACAGAGCAGCACCCCCCTGACTCTAAGTGA
- the MLLT11 gene encoding protein AF1q, which yields MLDTISTQYDSFIYWRMPIPRLELAELEGLGLTQGSLYTPKVPEAAQQEPSCAEDDNLLPFSSFNFWRAPIASISSFDFDLI from the coding sequence ATGCTGGACACCATCAGCACTCAGTACGACTCCTTCATCTACTGGAGGATGCCCATCCCAAGGCTGGAGTTGGCTGAGCTGGAAGGGCTGGGTTTGACCCAGGGGTCCCTCTATACACCCAAAGTACCCGAGGCAGCCCAACAagagcccagctgtgctgaggatgacaacctgctgcctttcagcagcTTCAACTTCTGGAGGGCACCCATCGCCAGCATCAGCTCCTTTGACTTCGACCTCATCTGA
- the PRUNE1 gene encoding exopolyphosphatase PRUNE1 isoform X1 has translation MERFLEGRRAALQEHIQQHQEVHVVMGNEACDLDSTVSALALAYFLAKTSVPPKAAFIPVLNIPRSDFALRTETTFLLREHNIPDSSLIFRDEIDLLGLHGAGLLSLTLVDHHVLPSTDAALEEAVVDVLDHRPLEREWAPSCQLTVELVGSCATLVTERIAQGPPGVLDRTTAALLHGTILLDSINLSPAAGKVTPRDVLCVSLLESRFPELPPHDSIYKALQAAKFDVSGLTTEQMLRKDLKTVSGDEQVLAISGIYMDIELFLRRPGLLQDLETFCQARGYSVLVAMTVSFNECYEPTRQLAVYSQNGALRNMVCCALEEATAPALQLQALPSPWPCISAYAQGNSLASRKKVLPILRAALGGGPGTAAGQEEEAAPPPTPMNSLVEESPLAQAVPPVCPQAVLERVSRMATEQHPPDSK, from the exons ATGGAGCGGTTCTTGGAGGGGCGGAGGGCGGCCCTGCAG GAACACATCCAGCAGCATCAGGAGGTGCATGTGGTGATGGGCAACGAGGCCTGTGACCTGGACTCCACCGTGTCTGCCCTGGCCTTGGCTTATTTCCTAGCAAAG acCTCTGTGCCACCCAAAGCCGCCTTCATCCCAGTGCTGAACATCCCACGCTCTGACTTTGCCCTGCGCACGGAGACAACGTTCCTGCTGCGGGAGCACAACATCCCCGACTCCTCGCTCATCTTCCGCGATGAGATCGACCTGCTTGGGCTGCACGGGGCTGGGCTGCTCTCCCTGACTCTGGTGGATCACCACGTCCTGCCTAG CACCGACGCAGCCCTGGAGGAAGCCGTGGTGGATGTGCTGGATCACCGGCCACTGGAGCGGGAGTGGGCGCCCAGCTGCCAGCTCACGGTGGAGCTGGTGGGTTCCTGTGCCACATTGGTGACGGAACGGATTGCACAGGGGCCCCCGGGCGTGCTGGACCGGACCAcggctgcactgctgcatg GCACCATCCTGCTGGACAGCATTAAcctgagccctgctgctggcaagGTGACCCCTCGCGATGTGCTCTGCGTCTCCCTGCTTGAGTCGCGCTTCCCGGAGCTGCCGCCCCACGACAGCATCtacaaagcactgcaggcagccaagTTTGATGTCTCAG GGCTGACAACGGAGCAGATGCTGCGGAAGGACCTCAAAACAGTCTCTGGGGATGAACAAGTCCTTGCCATCAGCGGCATCTACATGGACATAGAG ctcttcctgcGCCGTCCCGGTTTGCTGCAGGACCTGGAAACGTTCTGCCAGGCTCGTGGTTACTCCGTGCTGGTGGCCATGACGGTTTCCTTTAATGAGTGCTATGAGCCCACGCGGCAGCTGGCGGTGTACAGCCAGAACGGGGCCCTGCGGAACATG GTGTGCTGTGCACTGGAGGAGGCCACAGCCCCAGCGTTGCAGCTGCAGGCCCTGCCCAGCCCCTGGCCTTGCATTAGTGCCTATGCACAGGGTAACTCGCTGGCCTCCAGGAAGAAAGTGCTGCCcatcctcagggctgctctgggggGAGGGCCgggcactgcagcagggcaggaggaggaggcggcccCTCCGCCCACCCCCATGAACAGCCTGGTGGAAGAGAGCCCGCTGGCACAAGCCGTGCCCCCTGTCTGcccccaggctgtgctggagcgGGTCAGCCGCATGGCCACAGAGCAGCACCCCCCTGACTCTAAGTGA
- the CDC42SE1 gene encoding CDC42 small effector protein 1 encodes MSDFWHKLGCCVVEKPQPKKRRRRIDRSMIGEPMNFVHLTHIGSGDMAAGEGMPMTGAVQEMRSKGGRERQWSSSRVL; translated from the exons ATGAGCGACTTCTGGCACAAGCTGGGCTGCTGCGTCGTGGAGAAACCACAGCCT aagaagaggaggagacgAATCGACCGCTCCATGATTGGTGAGCCCATGAACTTCGTGCACCTGACTCACATCGGCTCCGGAGATATGGCTGCGGGCGAAGGGATGCCCATG ACGGGTGCTGTGCAGGAGATGAGGTCCAAAGGAGGACGGGAGCGGCAGTGGAGCAGCTCCCGTGTGTTGTAG
- the GABPB2 gene encoding GA-binding protein subunit beta-2 produces DPSARENNPRWTPRRLATFLLLYNREERGERRRRNHSDLPVRAAGSLSLNSAPCGLFGRCAPYPSAAAILRERSGKGRRAPVLLSDLDPHGHAAVSVRGAAGNGADVNAKDMLEMTALHWAAEHNHWDVAELLVRHKGDVHATSMSDTSPFDSALDRSNLETLMILQESTRERRIPSAAL; encoded by the exons GATCCTTCCGCTCGAGAAAATAATCCCCGCTGGACCCCTCGGCGTCTCGCCACCTTCCTCCTTCTCTATAATcgggaagaaagaggagaaagaaggaggaggaacCACTCGGACCTCCCCGTGCGAGCTGCAGGCTCCCTCTCCCTCAACTCTGCCCCTTGCGGACTCTTTGGTCGCTGCGCACCGTATCCCTCCGCGGCAGCCATTTTGCGTGAGCGCAGCGGGAAGGGGCGGAGAGCTCCT GTTCTGCTCTCAGACCTGGATCCACATGGACACGCTGCTGTGTCTGTACGAGGTGCTGCTGGG AATGGGGCTGATGTGAATGCCAAGGACATGCTGGAAATGACTGCTTTACACTGGGCAGCAGAACACAACCACTGGGACGTGGCGGAGCTGCTGGTCAGACACAAAGGTGATGTCCACGCAACCAGCATGTCTGATACATCCCCCTTTGACAGTGCTTTGGACAGGAGTAATCTGGAGACGCTGATGATCCTGCAG GAATCAACCAGAGAAAGGAGGATCCCATCAGCAGCGCTGTGA